From the genome of Pseudomonas sp. gcc21, one region includes:
- a CDS encoding heme lyase CcmF/NrfE family subunit codes for MIPELGQIALIIALVLSILQATVPLYGAWRGDSLAMSFGQPAAMAQGLFVLFAFLCLVQSFLANDFSVSYVALNSNSALPWYYQISAVWGGHEGSLLLWALILSGWTFAVAIFSRDLPEEMLARVLAVMGMISVGFMLFMLMTSNPFDRQLPFHPADGNDLNPLLQDFGLIVHPPMLYMGYVGFSVAFAFAIAALLGGRLDAAWARWSRPWTIVAWAFLGLGIILGSWWAYYELGWGGWWFWDPVENASFMPWLVGTALIHSLAVTEKRGVFKSWTVLLAIAAFSLSLLGTFLVRSGVLTSVHAFANDPERGVFILGFLMVVVGGSLVLYALRAPVVKSQIGFALWSRETFLLINNVVLVVTALMVLLGTLYPLVLDGLTGTLVSVGPPYFNALFLPLMSLLMLAMGVGMISRWKDTPVKWLFGQLKWVMVLSAIGAIGLAVWIGDHHLAVGSMLFLVFWVVGVSIRDVLHKTRNKGLVKGMRALPRSFWGMTAAHIGMAVCAVGIVGASLFDSQRDLRMATGDSLELGGYRFVYQGASHLEGPNWESDRATVEVYHGDRQITVLHPEKRLYTVQNQMMTEASIHAGFTRDLFVAMGEPLDDGAWAMRVHIKPFVRWIWLGGLMMAFGGLLAAADKRYRLRVKRRETTAQTIAPETV; via the coding sequence ATGATTCCCGAACTTGGTCAGATCGCGCTGATCATCGCGCTGGTCCTGTCGATTCTGCAGGCCACCGTGCCGCTGTATGGCGCCTGGCGTGGCGACAGTCTGGCTATGAGTTTTGGTCAGCCGGCGGCCATGGCGCAGGGGCTTTTTGTACTGTTTGCCTTCCTGTGCCTGGTGCAGTCTTTTCTGGCCAATGACTTCAGCGTGTCCTACGTCGCGCTTAATTCCAACTCGGCCTTGCCCTGGTATTACCAGATCAGCGCGGTCTGGGGCGGGCATGAAGGTTCGCTGCTGTTATGGGCACTCATACTGTCCGGCTGGACCTTTGCCGTAGCGATTTTCTCACGCGACCTGCCTGAGGAGATGCTTGCCCGGGTGTTGGCAGTAATGGGCATGATCAGCGTTGGCTTCATGCTGTTCATGCTGATGACCTCCAATCCTTTCGATCGGCAGTTGCCATTCCATCCGGCGGACGGTAACGACCTGAACCCGCTGTTGCAGGATTTCGGTCTTATCGTGCATCCGCCCATGCTGTACATGGGCTATGTTGGCTTTTCCGTGGCCTTCGCCTTCGCTATTGCCGCGCTCCTTGGCGGTCGGCTTGATGCGGCCTGGGCCCGCTGGTCTCGGCCCTGGACGATTGTCGCCTGGGCATTCCTCGGTCTCGGCATCATCCTCGGCTCCTGGTGGGCCTATTATGAGCTTGGCTGGGGCGGCTGGTGGTTCTGGGATCCGGTCGAGAACGCCTCCTTCATGCCCTGGTTGGTCGGCACGGCGCTGATCCACTCGCTGGCAGTTACCGAAAAACGCGGCGTGTTCAAGAGCTGGACCGTCCTCCTGGCGATTGCCGCGTTCTCGCTGAGCCTGCTGGGGACCTTCCTGGTGCGTTCCGGTGTGCTGACTTCAGTGCATGCCTTCGCCAACGATCCAGAGCGAGGGGTGTTTATCCTTGGCTTTCTGATGGTCGTCGTCGGTGGCTCGTTGGTGCTTTATGCCCTGCGCGCGCCGGTGGTGAAAAGTCAGATCGGATTTGCGCTCTGGTCACGGGAAACCTTCCTGCTGATCAATAACGTGGTTCTTGTGGTCACCGCGCTGATGGTATTGCTCGGTACGCTGTATCCGCTGGTTCTGGATGGTTTGACCGGCACGCTGGTATCGGTCGGGCCGCCTTACTTCAATGCCCTGTTCCTGCCGCTGATGAGCTTGCTGATGCTCGCCATGGGCGTGGGGATGATCAGTCGCTGGAAGGACACGCCGGTCAAGTGGTTGTTCGGTCAGTTGAAATGGGTGATGGTGCTGTCGGCAATCGGCGCCATCGGCCTGGCGGTGTGGATCGGCGACCACCATCTGGCAGTCGGCAGCATGCTGTTCCTGGTGTTCTGGGTAGTCGGCGTGAGCATTCGCGATGTGCTGCACAAGACTCGCAACAAGGGTCTGGTCAAGGGCATGCGCGCATTGCCACGCAGCTTTTGGGGCATGACCGCGGCGCACATTGGCATGGCCGTTTGTGCGGTGGGTATAGTGGGTGCAAGCCTGTTCGACAGTCAGCGCGACCTGCGTATGGCGACGGGGGACTCCCTCGAGCTGGGTGGGTATCGGTTTGTTTATCAGGGTGCGTCGCATCTGGAAGGGCCTAATTGGGAGTCCGACCGAGCCACCGTTGAGGTGTATCACGGGGACCGTCAGATTACCGTTCTGCATCCTGAAAAGCGGTTGTATACGGTGCAGAACCAGATGATGACCGAGGCGTCGATCCATGCAGGTTTTACCCGCGATCTGTTCGTCGCCATGGGGGAGCCGCTTGATGACGGGGCCTGGGCTATGCGCGTGCATATCAAACCCTTTGTGCGCTGGATCTGGCTAGGCGGGCTGATGATGGCCTTCGGCGGCCTGCTCGCTGCAGCGGACAAGCGTTACCGGTTGCGCGTCAAGCGTCGGGAAACCACCGCGCAAACCATCGCCCCGGAGACAGTCTGA
- a CDS encoding CheW domain-containing protein — MNRTTPLQEYIPQQTIQCYLDALLQEAAVELALAEQPEIEIPAQAEAQVAVSEPHVVPVQTPAAEQAAARVQHVASRNAHTELSAEWQTVEQELSPQEAEPSERAAWRDQPFEALLFDVGGLTLAVPLVSLGTIHSLESDITPLFGQPDWFLGLLPTSAGNLKVLDTARWVMPERYSPALRDDLRFVISVQGYDWGMAVHGVSRSIKLNPDQIKWRSQQGKRPWLAGTVIEHMCALLDVSALASLLISHAPGESATRLAMKRKQT, encoded by the coding sequence ATGAATAGAACTACGCCCCTACAGGAATATATTCCCCAGCAGACCATCCAGTGTTACCTGGATGCGCTGTTGCAGGAGGCTGCTGTCGAGTTGGCGCTGGCTGAACAGCCGGAAATTGAAATACCCGCTCAGGCCGAGGCGCAGGTGGCGGTGTCCGAGCCGCACGTCGTTCCGGTCCAGACACCGGCAGCGGAACAGGCCGCAGCAAGGGTTCAACACGTCGCTTCGCGGAACGCCCACACCGAGCTGTCGGCTGAATGGCAGACGGTCGAACAGGAGCTTTCGCCGCAGGAAGCTGAGCCCAGCGAACGAGCGGCGTGGCGGGACCAGCCCTTCGAGGCCCTGCTGTTTGACGTGGGCGGTCTGACCCTCGCAGTGCCTCTGGTATCGCTTGGGACCATTCACTCTCTGGAAAGCGACATTACGCCATTGTTTGGCCAGCCTGACTGGTTCCTCGGTCTGTTGCCCACCTCGGCAGGCAACCTGAAGGTACTGGACACGGCGCGCTGGGTCATGCCGGAGCGATACTCGCCGGCGCTACGGGACGACCTGCGTTTCGTGATCTCCGTTCAGGGATATGACTGGGGCATGGCGGTGCACGGTGTCAGCCGGTCCATCAAGTTGAATCCGGACCAGATCAAGTGGCGCTCGCAACAGGGTAAGCGGCCCTGGCTGGCCGGAACCGTTATCGAACATATGTGTGCTTTGCTGGATGTATCAGCGCTGGCCTCGTTGCTGATCAGCCATGCGCCCGGCGAGTCAGCAACGCGGCTCGCGATGAAACGGAAACAGACCTAG
- a CDS encoding cytochrome c-type biogenesis protein, with amino-acid sequence MKRGLWISLLLMLMMSVSQAAVDTFEFDSEEQRQRFYDLSGELRCPKCQNQNIADSDAPVATDLRRELYRLLDEGQSNEEIIGFMVDRYGDFVRYKPALNAQTIVLWFGPALFLLIGLATLVIMLRRRQRALRETETGHLTAEEQQRLHALLEKKSSDD; translated from the coding sequence ATGAAGCGCGGTCTGTGGATCTCGCTGCTGTTGATGCTGATGATGAGCGTCAGTCAGGCGGCAGTCGATACCTTCGAGTTTGACAGCGAGGAGCAGCGCCAGCGTTTTTATGACCTGAGCGGTGAGCTGCGCTGCCCTAAATGCCAGAACCAGAATATTGCCGACTCTGATGCGCCGGTCGCGACCGACCTGCGCCGTGAACTCTATCGCCTGCTGGATGAAGGGCAGAGCAATGAAGAGATCATCGGGTTCATGGTTGACCGTTACGGCGATTTCGTACGGTACAAGCCTGCTCTGAATGCCCAGACCATCGTGCTCTGGTTCGGTCCCGCCCTGTTTTTGTTGATCGGCCTTGCCACCCTGGTAATCATGCTGCGCCGGAGACAGCGCGCGCTGCGTGAAACAGAAACGGGACACTTGACTGCTGAAGAACAGCAACGCCTGCACGCTCTGCTGGAGAAGAAGAGTTCTGATGACTGA
- a CDS encoding DUF2802 domain-containing protein, translating into MAESGWVLLLGLGLGLLIAALAALTLAYRRLARRLDEQDAAQRQRIEQLLKDISGYQQGTIGMGEELFALRDQLKRIEDKQQRFEQQDPQTMPYNQAARLVGMGASIEDVTQSCGLSKAEAELVARLHAARQERH; encoded by the coding sequence ATGGCTGAGTCAGGATGGGTGCTGTTACTGGGGTTAGGCCTGGGGCTGCTTATTGCAGCCCTGGCTGCGCTGACCCTTGCGTATCGCCGCCTGGCCCGGCGCCTCGATGAGCAGGACGCTGCACAGCGACAGCGAATCGAGCAGTTGCTCAAGGATATCAGCGGGTACCAGCAGGGCACGATCGGCATGGGAGAGGAGCTGTTCGCGTTGCGCGACCAGCTCAAGCGCATCGAAGACAAGCAGCAACGCTTCGAGCAACAGGACCCGCAAACCATGCCCTATAACCAGGCTGCGCGCCTGGTCGGGATGGGAGCGAGTATTGAAGACGTTACCCAATCCTGCGGTTTGTCCAAAGCTGAAGCCGAACTGGTGGCGCGGCTGCATGCGGCCAGACAGGAACGGCACTGA
- a CDS encoding chemotaxis protein CheW: MNNHTAQSAEDPILQWVTFHLDSETYGINVMQVQEVLRYTEIAPVPGAPSYVLGIINLRGNVVTVIDTRQRFGLSPAPITDATRVVIIEADKQVIGILVDSVAEVVYLKQSEIETAPNVGTDESAKFIQGVCNKNNELLILVDLEKMMTEDEWAELQGF, translated from the coding sequence ATGAATAACCACACCGCACAAAGCGCCGAAGATCCGATTCTGCAGTGGGTGACCTTTCACCTGGACAGCGAGACCTATGGCATCAATGTCATGCAGGTACAGGAAGTGCTGCGCTATACCGAGATTGCTCCGGTGCCAGGCGCGCCTTCATATGTGCTGGGTATCATCAACCTGCGCGGTAACGTAGTGACCGTGATCGATACGCGTCAGCGCTTCGGTCTGAGCCCTGCGCCGATCACTGATGCTACCCGGGTAGTGATTATCGAGGCGGACAAGCAGGTCATTGGCATTCTGGTAGACAGCGTCGCTGAAGTGGTTTACCTGAAGCAGTCCGAGATCGAGACCGCACCCAATGTCGGTACCGACGAGTCCGCCAAGTTCATTCAGGGTGTATGCAACAAGAATAACGAGCTGCTGATCCTGGTCGATCTGGAAAAGATGATGACCGAGGATGAGTGGGCCGAGCTGCAGGGTTTTTGA
- a CDS encoding ParA family protein: MRVWAVANQKGGVGKTTTAVALAGLLADQGQRVLVVDLDPHGSMTSYFGHDPDSLTSSVFNLFQHKGQVPDGLAEALLLDTTHENIRLLPSSTALATLERQSAAQGGFGLVLSRALAQLWNDFEYVLIDSPPLLGVSMINALAACEQLVIPVQTEFLALKGLERMVTTLEMVNRSRKQGLPYTIVPTLFDRRTQASLSTLRLLRRDYQDHLWQAFIPIDTKLRDASVAGVVPSRHDANSRGVLAYRALLRYLLAQAVPRREQVA; encoded by the coding sequence ATGAGAGTCTGGGCCGTAGCCAATCAGAAGGGTGGGGTGGGCAAAACCACGACCGCGGTAGCCCTGGCTGGTCTGCTGGCGGATCAGGGCCAGCGCGTGCTGGTCGTCGATCTCGATCCCCATGGTTCGATGACCAGCTACTTTGGACACGATCCGGATAGCCTGACCAGTAGCGTGTTCAATCTGTTTCAGCACAAGGGCCAAGTGCCTGACGGACTCGCCGAAGCCTTGCTGCTCGATACAACACACGAAAACATTCGTCTGCTGCCATCCAGTACCGCATTGGCAACACTGGAGCGCCAGTCCGCCGCGCAGGGTGGATTCGGTCTGGTCCTGTCGCGGGCGCTGGCACAACTGTGGAACGACTTCGAGTATGTGCTGATTGATAGCCCGCCGCTGCTCGGCGTGTCCATGATCAACGCACTGGCGGCCTGCGAGCAGTTGGTTATCCCGGTGCAGACGGAATTTCTCGCACTCAAAGGGCTCGAGCGCATGGTCACTACCCTTGAGATGGTCAATCGATCACGTAAACAGGGGCTGCCTTATACCATCGTTCCAACCCTGTTCGATCGGCGCACCCAGGCTTCACTGAGTACCCTGCGTCTGTTGCGGCGCGATTATCAGGATCATTTGTGGCAGGCGTTCATTCCGATCGATACCAAATTGCGCGACGCGAGCGTGGCGGGAGTGGTGCCGTCGCGGCACGACGCCAATTCGCGCGGCGTGTTGGCTTATCGCGCCTTGCTGCGGTATCTGCTGGCGCAGGCCGTGCCGCGCCGCGAGCAGGTAGCCTAA
- the ccmE gene encoding cytochrome c maturation protein CcmE, whose translation MHPQRKKRLSLILLALVGIGIAVALALSALQQNINLFYTPSEIASGHAPIDTRIRAGGMVVDGSLERSRDSLDVRFKVGDGAEEVLVAYSGILPDLFREGQGIVALGKLDENRMLVADEVLAKHDEEYMPPEVAQAMDKVNQMKLDASSADTSEAK comes from the coding sequence ATGCATCCGCAACGCAAGAAACGTCTGAGCCTTATCCTGCTGGCACTGGTCGGCATCGGGATTGCAGTGGCCCTGGCGCTCAGTGCCCTGCAGCAGAACATCAACCTGTTCTACACCCCGTCCGAGATCGCCTCGGGCCATGCGCCCATCGATACCCGCATCCGCGCAGGCGGCATGGTGGTAGACGGCAGTCTGGAACGCTCGCGGGACAGCCTCGATGTGCGTTTCAAGGTGGGCGATGGCGCCGAGGAAGTCCTGGTCGCCTATAGCGGCATCCTTCCGGATTTATTCCGCGAAGGGCAGGGCATCGTCGCGCTGGGCAAGCTTGATGAGAACCGCATGCTGGTCGCTGATGAAGTGCTGGCCAAGCATGACGAGGAATACATGCCGCCCGAAGTGGCCCAGGCAATGGACAAGGTCAATCAGATGAAGCTCGATGCCAGTTCTGCTGATACATCGGAGGCCAAATGA
- a CDS encoding heme ABC transporter permease — translation MNWSFFHKLGSPKWFFDISGRWLPWFAGAGALLLLAGSAWGLFFAPQDYQQGNSFRIIYIHVPAAFVAQSCYIMLAVAGIVGLVWRMKLAHVALKCAAPIGAWMTFVALVTGAIWGKPTWGTYWVWDARLTSMLILLFLYFGIIALGQAISNRETSAKATAVLAIVGVVNIPIIKYSVDWWNTLHQPATFKITEKPAMPMEMWLPLLLMVLGFYALFTVSLLMRMRVEILRRENRTRWAQEALEKML, via the coding sequence ATGAACTGGAGTTTTTTCCATAAGCTGGGTTCGCCCAAGTGGTTCTTCGACATCAGCGGCCGCTGGTTGCCATGGTTTGCTGGCGCCGGCGCGTTACTGCTGCTGGCCGGAAGCGCGTGGGGCCTGTTCTTTGCTCCGCAGGATTATCAGCAGGGCAACAGCTTTCGTATCATTTATATACATGTCCCGGCGGCTTTCGTCGCGCAGTCGTGTTACATCATGCTCGCCGTGGCGGGCATAGTCGGACTTGTCTGGCGCATGAAACTGGCGCATGTAGCACTCAAATGCGCTGCGCCGATTGGCGCCTGGATGACCTTCGTCGCGCTGGTCACCGGGGCTATCTGGGGCAAGCCGACCTGGGGTACCTACTGGGTCTGGGATGCGCGCCTGACGTCCATGCTGATTTTGCTGTTTTTATACTTCGGGATCATCGCGCTGGGGCAGGCCATCAGTAACCGTGAGACCTCGGCCAAGGCCACGGCGGTGCTGGCGATCGTTGGCGTGGTGAACATTCCGATCATCAAATACTCGGTTGACTGGTGGAACACCCTGCATCAGCCAGCCACGTTCAAGATCACCGAGAAGCCGGCAATGCCGATGGAAATGTGGTTGCCGCTGCTGCTGATGGTGCTGGGCTTTTACGCTCTCTTCACGGTCAGCCTGCTGATGCGCATGCGCGTCGAGATCCTGCGCCGCGAGAACCGCACGCGCTGGGCCCAGGAAGCACTGGAGAAGATGTTGTGA
- the ccmD gene encoding heme exporter protein CcmD: MNAVTEFLAMGGHGAYVWSSYAITLVVLSLNVLQPWLARRRLVNEEARRRRREMN, from the coding sequence GTGAATGCCGTAACCGAATTTCTCGCCATGGGCGGACACGGGGCCTACGTCTGGTCTTCGTATGCCATCACCCTGGTGGTCTTGTCGCTGAACGTGTTGCAGCCCTGGCTGGCGCGTCGGCGTTTGGTAAATGAAGAGGCGCGTCGTCGGCGCCGGGAGATGAACTGA
- a CDS encoding EscU/YscU/HrcU family type III secretion system export apparatus switch protein: MTDSKQAIALVYDGEQAPTLTAKGEGDLAEQIVQLAMEYEVPIYENADLAKMLARMELGDEIPEELYRTIAEIIAFAWYLKGKAPVGFVPPEEDY; this comes from the coding sequence ATGACGGATTCCAAACAGGCCATTGCACTGGTGTACGACGGCGAGCAGGCCCCGACGCTGACGGCCAAGGGCGAAGGCGATCTGGCCGAGCAGATTGTGCAGCTGGCCATGGAATATGAAGTACCGATATATGAGAACGCGGACCTGGCAAAGATGCTCGCGCGAATGGAGCTGGGGGACGAGATCCCGGAAGAGCTTTACCGGACCATCGCCGAGATCATTGCTTTCGCCTGGTATCTGAAAGGCAAGGCGCCGGTGGGATTTGTTCCGCCGGAGGAGGACTACTGA
- a CDS encoding DsbE family thiol:disulfide interchange protein — translation MRRILLIIPLVLFFGLAGFFLMTLMDKQRENEELAASGLQPSTSLTLPSALIGKPFPAFNLPSVEDPTKAISTEDLIGKPALVNVWGTWCVACRVEHPVLNKLSAQGVVIHGVNYKDDNAAAQKWLKEFHDPYQLNISDAEGRLGLDLGVYGAPETFLIDAEGVIRYKFIGVVDERVWERELQPRYQALVDGVQP, via the coding sequence ATGCGCAGGATTCTTCTGATCATTCCATTGGTGCTGTTTTTCGGGTTGGCTGGCTTCTTCCTCATGACGCTGATGGACAAGCAGCGCGAGAACGAGGAGCTGGCCGCCTCGGGGTTGCAGCCATCAACTTCACTGACATTGCCGTCAGCGCTGATTGGCAAGCCGTTCCCTGCTTTCAATCTGCCGAGTGTCGAAGACCCCACCAAAGCGATTTCGACAGAGGATCTCATCGGCAAACCGGCGCTGGTCAACGTATGGGGTACCTGGTGTGTAGCGTGCCGCGTTGAACACCCGGTGCTTAACAAGTTGTCTGCGCAGGGCGTGGTGATTCACGGCGTCAATTACAAGGATGACAATGCCGCCGCGCAGAAGTGGCTGAAGGAATTTCACGACCCTTATCAGCTGAACATCAGCGATGCGGAAGGACGTCTCGGGCTTGATCTGGGGGTATATGGCGCGCCGGAAACCTTCCTGATCGACGCCGAGGGCGTGATTCGTTACAAATTCATCGGCGTGGTGGACGAACGCGTCTGGGAGCGTGAACTGCAACCACGATATCAGGCTCTGGTTGACGGGGTGCAGCCATGA
- the ccmA gene encoding cytochrome c biogenesis heme-transporting ATPase CcmA: MRQPGETVKSLPIEIHTLTCERDQRELFSDLSFSLQGGQVLQVAGPNGSGKTSLLRILAGLLPAVCGDVRYGGASVFAGSGREQWRHSRLFIGHAPAVKANLTAEENLSWLCALSEPADRQRISDALGKVGLRGFEDVPCHTLSAGQQRRVALARLYLEAHPVWILDEPFTAIDKAGVAALEQHVMQHAERGGTVILTTHHSLDHIDGLRRLDLGQVA; encoded by the coding sequence CTGCGCCAACCTGGAGAGACAGTGAAATCACTGCCTATTGAAATACACACGCTGACCTGTGAGCGCGACCAGCGGGAGCTGTTTTCTGACCTGTCCTTTTCGCTGCAGGGTGGCCAGGTGTTGCAGGTGGCCGGTCCGAATGGTTCGGGCAAAACCAGTCTGTTACGCATTCTGGCAGGATTGCTGCCAGCCGTCTGCGGCGATGTGCGCTACGGCGGCGCCTCTGTTTTCGCCGGTAGCGGACGCGAGCAATGGCGCCATAGCCGGCTTTTCATCGGTCACGCGCCGGCAGTCAAGGCGAATCTTACCGCCGAAGAAAATCTCAGCTGGCTATGCGCACTCAGTGAGCCGGCTGATCGTCAGCGCATCAGCGACGCGCTCGGCAAGGTCGGTTTGCGTGGTTTCGAGGACGTGCCCTGCCATACGCTTTCGGCGGGTCAGCAGCGGCGCGTTGCCCTGGCCAGGTTGTATCTCGAAGCGCATCCGGTATGGATTCTTGACGAACCCTTTACCGCCATTGACAAGGCTGGCGTTGCGGCACTTGAGCAGCATGTGATGCAGCACGCAGAGCGGGGCGGCACGGTGATCCTGACAACGCATCACAGTCTCGACCACATCGACGGGCTGCGTCGTCTTGACCTCGGGCAGGTGGCCTGA
- the ccmB gene encoding heme exporter protein CcmB, with product MRQIVWLLFCREWRLAWRRPGDLLNPLVFFAIVISLFPLAVGPEPNMLRTMAPGVIWVAALLATLLSLDGMFRSDHEDGSLEQWVLSPHPLSLMVLVKVLHHWLVSGLAMVLLAPLFGLMLALPVSVLPVLCLSLLLGTPVLSLLGAVGAALTVGLKGGGVLLALLILPLYIPVLILGTGAIEASLQGMPVAGYALWLGCLAVLSLSLAPVAIAAGLRIGVSE from the coding sequence ATGCGCCAGATCGTCTGGTTATTGTTTTGTCGCGAGTGGCGTCTGGCCTGGCGTCGTCCGGGTGATTTGCTCAATCCCCTGGTGTTCTTCGCCATTGTTATCAGCTTGTTCCCGCTGGCGGTCGGCCCTGAGCCGAACATGTTGCGCACCATGGCGCCCGGGGTGATCTGGGTGGCTGCTCTGCTGGCCACTCTGTTATCGCTGGATGGAATGTTTCGCAGTGATCATGAGGACGGCTCGCTTGAGCAGTGGGTGCTGTCGCCACATCCCCTGTCGCTGATGGTGCTGGTCAAGGTGCTGCATCACTGGCTGGTCAGCGGCCTGGCAATGGTGCTTCTGGCACCGCTGTTTGGCTTGATGCTGGCGCTGCCAGTGTCGGTGTTACCGGTGCTATGCCTCAGTCTGCTACTCGGCACACCCGTGCTGAGCCTGCTCGGCGCTGTTGGCGCGGCATTGACGGTTGGTCTGAAGGGCGGCGGTGTATTACTCGCGCTTTTGATCCTGCCGCTGTACATTCCGGTGCTTATTCTGGGTACCGGGGCGATCGAGGCATCACTACAGGGAATGCCTGTAGCAGGTTACGCATTGTGGCTGGGTTGCCTGGCCGTGTTGTCTCTGAGTCTGGCACCGGTGGCGATTGCCGCCGGATTGCGCATCGGGGTGAGCGAATGA
- a CDS encoding flagellar hook-length control protein FliK: MTSDFRLPSIASPHAAGPASRPGPGASIALQLLRPIDAQMLDAGGTARAEVISSTARAGQFELLLRVARSEGFPPRELKVTSREPIPSGTQLLIQAVNQTRVLASVQAAAVTSAALNTPLIRLDPTQFPPDASLQARVLTQRAVEDGAQQRFALLARIVQGAGAGSTLSLVSSKPVEPGTLLQATVGASGELRVAAPSEQLRQLAVSLGLRDSLQRQASAEPLMAQLERIAGAAPERLQPAIRQVLMHVTTATQLSTEAGVAQAVKQSGLFLENNLAMLANALKTRPGGTEPMPGQTPAVQLPPLNKVLALLAGLATPPGVEPLPGADLKASLTNLLLNLQHQLPAESRALLALPPGPWQKIPGIRPGAFPLPSRVLQNMSETPELGSLLRLTAALLSRIQHHQLQSLGQSQSFADGSSQTVWQLEIPLRDGQQFNHIQVRVQRDDAAPSKKSPEPIPRWEVRLAFELESLGPMQAIARLYKGKVSSEFWAERPATLNLLDSELGRLRDRLLAKGLSVGELSWHQGTPPPPRQAVQQNWVDEVT, encoded by the coding sequence ATGACATCCGACTTCCGTCTGCCCTCCATTGCCAGCCCGCATGCTGCCGGGCCTGCCAGCCGCCCCGGACCCGGCGCAAGTATCGCGCTGCAGCTGCTGCGGCCTATTGACGCACAGATGCTGGATGCCGGCGGAACAGCCAGAGCCGAGGTCATCAGCAGCACAGCGCGTGCCGGCCAGTTCGAGCTGTTGCTGCGCGTCGCCCGGTCCGAGGGCTTTCCGCCCAGAGAGCTCAAGGTAACGAGCCGCGAACCGATCCCCAGCGGCACTCAGCTACTGATACAGGCCGTCAACCAGACTCGGGTACTCGCCTCGGTTCAGGCGGCCGCTGTAACCAGTGCAGCGCTGAATACGCCGCTCATCCGCCTGGATCCGACCCAGTTCCCACCGGACGCCAGCCTGCAAGCCAGAGTATTGACGCAGAGAGCCGTCGAAGACGGCGCTCAGCAGCGATTCGCCCTGCTCGCGCGCATCGTACAGGGCGCGGGGGCCGGGTCAACCCTGTCATTGGTGAGCAGCAAACCGGTGGAGCCCGGCACGCTGTTACAGGCCACGGTCGGCGCTTCGGGCGAGCTGCGCGTCGCCGCGCCCAGCGAGCAGCTGCGTCAATTAGCCGTCTCGTTGGGGCTGCGCGACAGCCTGCAACGACAGGCGTCGGCAGAACCCTTGATGGCGCAGCTCGAGCGCATCGCCGGCGCCGCCCCCGAGCGGTTGCAGCCGGCGATACGCCAGGTGCTGATGCACGTCACCACCGCTACGCAACTGAGTACCGAAGCCGGCGTAGCGCAGGCAGTGAAACAGAGCGGCCTGTTTCTGGAAAACAATCTGGCGATGCTGGCCAACGCCCTCAAGACCCGCCCGGGTGGCACCGAGCCAATGCCCGGACAGACACCCGCGGTACAACTGCCACCGCTGAACAAGGTGCTTGCTCTGCTTGCCGGACTGGCCACGCCACCGGGTGTCGAGCCCTTGCCGGGTGCCGATCTCAAGGCGTCGCTGACCAACCTTCTGCTGAACCTGCAACACCAACTGCCGGCTGAGAGCCGCGCGTTGCTCGCATTACCGCCGGGCCCGTGGCAGAAGATCCCCGGCATCCGCCCCGGCGCCTTCCCATTGCCCTCGCGGGTATTGCAGAACATGAGCGAAACGCCGGAACTGGGCAGCTTGCTGCGTCTCACCGCGGCCCTGCTCTCGCGCATTCAGCATCATCAGTTACAGAGCCTTGGTCAGAGCCAGAGCTTTGCCGACGGCAGCAGCCAGACTGTATGGCAACTGGAAATTCCGCTACGGGACGGCCAGCAGTTCAACCACATACAGGTACGGGTCCAGCGCGACGACGCGGCCCCCTCGAAAAAGTCGCCGGAGCCAATACCCCGTTGGGAAGTCCGTCTGGCATTTGAGCTTGAATCCTTAGGCCCGATGCAGGCCATTGCCCGACTGTACAAAGGCAAGGTCAGCAGCGAGTTCTGGGCAGAGCGCCCGGCGACACTGAACCTGCTCGATAGCGAACTGGGGCGGCTACGTGATCGGTTATTAGCCAAGGGGCTCTCGGTCGGGGAGTTGTCCTGGCACCAGGGCACGCCACCACCACCGAGGCAGGCCGTACAGCAGAACTGGGTAGACGAGGTAACCTGA